The Actinomadura sp. WMMB 499 genome includes a window with the following:
- a CDS encoding MerR family transcriptional regulator: MAWSTRELAELAGTSLRAVRHYHEVGLLEEPERRANGYKRYGVAHLVRVVRIKRLTELGFSLQQIAAMGDGDDHPEEALRTLDAELAATIERLRRARVELGVLLRKAAPTDLPPDLAPAATRAAMPDSDRSFVVVMTRVLGPRGMQAYADMLRSPSTDPVALEFEELPADADEPTRDALAERLAPFVRGLYAEHPGLSTMTGDAPRGEGHARQALDTALEDLYNPAQVDVLRRTRALLAAARENGGP, encoded by the coding sequence GTGGCGTGGAGCACTCGCGAGCTCGCCGAGCTCGCCGGCACCAGCCTGCGGGCGGTGCGGCACTACCACGAGGTCGGGCTGCTCGAGGAGCCCGAACGCCGCGCCAACGGCTACAAGCGGTACGGGGTCGCCCACCTCGTCCGGGTGGTGCGCATCAAGCGCCTGACCGAACTCGGGTTCTCCCTGCAGCAGATCGCCGCGATGGGGGACGGCGACGACCACCCGGAGGAGGCCCTGCGCACGCTCGACGCCGAACTCGCCGCCACCATCGAGCGCCTCCGGCGGGCCCGCGTCGAACTCGGCGTCCTGCTGCGCAAGGCGGCACCGACCGACCTGCCGCCCGATCTCGCCCCGGCGGCCACCCGCGCCGCGATGCCCGACTCCGACCGCTCGTTCGTCGTCGTCATGACCCGGGTCCTCGGCCCGCGGGGCATGCAGGCCTACGCGGACATGCTGCGCTCCCCCTCCACCGACCCGGTCGCCCTGGAGTTCGAGGAGCTGCCCGCCGACGCCGACGAGCCGACCCGCGACGCCCTGGCCGAACGGCTGGCCCCGTTCGTCCGCGGGCTGTACGCCGAACATCCCGGGCTGAGCACCATGACGGGCGACGCCCCGCGCGGCGAGGGCCACGCCAGGCAGGCCCTCGACACCGCTCTCGAGGACCTCTACAACCCGGCCCAGGTCGACGTCCTCCGCCGCACCCGGGCCCTGCTCGCCGCCGCGCGGGAGAACGGCGGTCCGTGA
- a CDS encoding SAM-dependent methyltransferase, whose product MSNNEQIPPGVDPTVPSPARIYDYILGGTANYEADREVAEGLRKAMPEMVDTAWANRGFLQRSVRWLAEHGVRQFIDVGAGLPTGNNTHDAVQAVAPDARILYADNDPLVEIHATALLDGVPGTAAITADFRDPDGLLGHAKTRSLIDFTRPVALLLVTVPHFVPDEDDPWGLVRRYMDRLVPGSYLVLSSVTTDRQMDEKVDDIRGLFTRSSAGGVHPRPRAELERFFTGLEIVPPYEGAPAELCYFGEWGAEDPEAADSDGSRWGYCAVARKPG is encoded by the coding sequence ATGAGCAATAACGAGCAAATCCCGCCAGGGGTGGACCCCACCGTCCCCAGCCCGGCCCGCATCTACGACTACATCCTCGGCGGCACGGCGAACTACGAGGCCGATCGCGAGGTCGCCGAGGGGCTCCGCAAGGCCATGCCCGAGATGGTCGACACGGCGTGGGCCAACCGCGGGTTCCTGCAGCGTTCGGTGCGGTGGCTGGCCGAGCACGGCGTCCGGCAGTTCATCGACGTGGGCGCCGGTCTGCCGACGGGGAACAACACGCACGACGCGGTGCAGGCGGTGGCGCCGGACGCGCGCATCCTGTACGCGGACAACGACCCGCTCGTCGAGATCCACGCGACGGCCCTGCTCGACGGGGTGCCGGGCACCGCGGCCATCACCGCGGACTTCCGCGACCCGGACGGCCTGCTCGGGCACGCGAAGACCCGCTCGCTGATCGACTTCACGCGGCCGGTGGCGCTGCTGCTGGTGACCGTGCCCCACTTCGTGCCGGACGAGGACGACCCGTGGGGGCTCGTCCGCCGGTACATGGACCGGCTGGTGCCGGGCAGCTACCTGGTCCTGTCGTCGGTGACCACCGACCGGCAGATGGACGAGAAGGTCGACGACATCAGGGGCCTCTTCACCAGGTCGTCGGCGGGCGGCGTCCACCCCCGGCCGCGCGCGGAACTCGAGCGCTTCTTCACCGGCCTGGAGATCGTCCCGCCGTACGAAGGGGCGCCCGCCGAGCTGTGCTACTTCGGGGAGTGGGGCGCCGAGGACCCCGAAGCCGCGGACTCCGACGGCTCGCGCTGGGGTTACTGCGCCGTGGCGCGCAAGCCCGGGTAA
- a CDS encoding response regulator transcription factor yields MLDRLTDRERQVLALMAQGRSNAGIAETLVVSERAVAKHINAIFTKLDMPPAADVNRRVLAVVRFLGRT; encoded by the coding sequence GTGCTGGACCGGCTCACCGACCGCGAACGTCAGGTCCTGGCCCTGATGGCGCAGGGACGATCCAACGCGGGCATCGCCGAGACGCTCGTGGTCAGCGAGCGCGCGGTCGCCAAGCACATCAACGCGATCTTCACCAAGCTCGACATGCCGCCCGCCGCCGACGTCAACCGCCGGGTGCTCGCGGTCGTCCGGTTCCTCGGCCGGACGTAG
- a CDS encoding alpha/beta fold hydrolase, with product MTEFLAVDGGTIAYEVTGSGPLIVLAHGMGDSRDAYRAVVPRLVAAGHRVAAVDLRGCGESSVAWTAWSRTDIAGDLLAVIRHLGGPAVLVGHSISGGAATIAAARDPELVRAVVELAPFTRKQSVRLGDLRVKRFRRGMSRLLGAGMLGSLRLWLSYLDVAYPGVRPADWTERRGRIEALMREPGRMKALQAMGRSAPVDAGARLGDVRSPVLVVMGALDPDWADPRAEGQAIVDALPSGLGRLAMIEGAGHYPHDQFPEEVASLVLGFIGSDAAGA from the coding sequence ATGACCGAGTTCCTCGCCGTGGACGGCGGCACGATCGCTTACGAGGTCACGGGGTCGGGTCCGCTGATCGTGCTCGCGCACGGGATGGGCGACAGCCGGGACGCCTACCGCGCGGTGGTCCCCCGGCTCGTGGCGGCGGGCCACCGGGTGGCCGCGGTCGACCTGCGCGGGTGCGGCGAGTCCAGCGTCGCGTGGACGGCCTGGAGCCGCACCGACATCGCGGGCGACCTGCTCGCCGTGATCCGGCACCTGGGCGGCCCGGCGGTGCTCGTCGGCCACTCGATCTCCGGCGGCGCCGCGACCATCGCCGCGGCGCGCGACCCCGAGCTGGTCCGCGCGGTCGTCGAGCTGGCGCCGTTCACCCGCAAGCAGTCCGTCCGCCTCGGCGACCTGCGGGTGAAGCGGTTCCGGCGGGGCATGTCGCGCCTCCTCGGCGCGGGCATGCTCGGCAGCCTGCGGCTCTGGCTCTCCTACCTCGACGTGGCCTACCCCGGCGTGCGGCCGGCCGACTGGACGGAGCGGAGGGGACGCATCGAGGCGCTGATGCGCGAGCCGGGCCGGATGAAGGCCCTGCAGGCCATGGGCCGCAGCGCCCCGGTGGACGCGGGCGCGCGGCTCGGCGACGTCCGCTCCCCGGTGCTGGTCGTGATGGGCGCGCTCGACCCCGACTGGGCCGACCCGCGCGCCGAGGGGCAGGCGATCGTGGACGCGCTGCCGTCCGGCCTCGGCCGGCTCGCGATGATCGAGGGCGCCGGGCACTACCCGCACGACCAGTTCCCCGAAGAGGTGGCCTCGCTGGTGCTCGGCTTCATCGGTTCGGACGCCGCCGGTGCCTAG
- a CDS encoding TetR/AcrR family transcriptional regulator yields the protein MPRAGLDPAAVVAAGAALADEVGIAGLTMSRLAERVGVRTPSLYKHVGGQDDLNRRIAALALGQAADAVGGAVQGYAGRDALAAAARAFRAFVLEHPGRYAATIGMEPSGPDDPMADAGRRLLAAFTAVLRGYEIAEGDVDHALRMLRSLCHGFATLQAGGGFRWGTDVDESFEWLIAFADRGLRTGFSA from the coding sequence GTGCCTAGGGCCGGACTGGACCCGGCGGCCGTCGTCGCGGCCGGCGCCGCCCTCGCGGACGAGGTCGGCATCGCCGGGCTGACGATGAGCCGGCTGGCCGAACGGGTGGGCGTGCGGACACCGTCCCTGTACAAGCACGTCGGCGGCCAGGACGACCTCAACCGGCGCATCGCGGCCCTGGCACTGGGCCAGGCGGCGGACGCGGTCGGGGGCGCGGTCCAGGGGTACGCGGGCCGCGACGCCCTGGCGGCGGCGGCCCGCGCCTTCCGCGCGTTCGTCCTGGAGCATCCGGGACGGTACGCCGCGACGATCGGCATGGAACCGTCCGGCCCGGACGATCCGATGGCGGACGCGGGCCGGCGGCTGCTCGCCGCGTTCACGGCCGTCCTGCGCGGCTACGAGATCGCCGAGGGCGACGTGGACCACGCGCTGCGCATGCTCCGCAGCCTCTGCCACGGCTTCGCGACATTGCAGGCGGGCGGCGGCTTCCGGTGGGGCACCGACGTCGACGAGAGCTTCGAGTGGCTGATCGCCTTCGCCGACCGGGGCCTGCGCACCGGCTTCAGCGCTTAG
- a CDS encoding peptidoglycan-binding protein translates to MKLPAFAATALAVTALLAIPTAASGAPSARAAGAPAGGARAVPKVNMEATVKAAQIDPRRADDTLTPGAKASVLLVERALRDRNLLDARWVDGYFGTSTIAAYAKYQRSLGYTGLDANGLPGKTSLTKLGTGRFKVTRAIGPGERVSTRGVVLNTRTRDMLAEAERLLDRRLVLEQGSYNPGGDPTSAGTHDGGGAVDISVRGMNAAARTAVARELRRVGFAAWVRSPAQGDWPWHVHAVAISDTDLSSPAQHQVGDYYLGLNGLANRGPDDGPKVTIRTWEEYRRR, encoded by the coding sequence ATGAAGCTGCCCGCATTCGCCGCCACCGCCCTCGCGGTGACCGCCCTCCTCGCCATTCCCACCGCGGCTTCCGGGGCGCCGTCCGCACGGGCGGCCGGCGCCCCGGCGGGCGGTGCCCGTGCCGTCCCGAAAGTGAACATGGAGGCCACCGTCAAGGCGGCCCAGATCGATCCCCGGCGTGCCGACGACACGCTGACGCCGGGTGCGAAGGCCAGTGTGCTCCTCGTCGAGCGGGCGCTGCGCGACCGGAACCTGCTCGACGCGCGATGGGTCGACGGCTACTTCGGCACCTCGACGATCGCCGCCTACGCGAAGTACCAGAGGTCGCTCGGCTACACCGGACTGGACGCCAACGGGCTGCCGGGCAAGACGTCGCTCACCAAGCTCGGAACCGGGCGGTTCAAGGTCACCCGTGCCATCGGGCCGGGCGAGCGGGTGTCCACCCGCGGCGTCGTCCTCAACACCCGGACGCGCGACATGCTCGCCGAGGCGGAGCGGCTGCTCGACCGCCGGCTCGTCCTGGAGCAGGGGTCGTACAACCCCGGCGGCGACCCGACGTCCGCGGGCACCCACGACGGCGGGGGCGCCGTGGACATCTCGGTGCGCGGCATGAACGCCGCCGCGCGGACCGCCGTGGCCCGCGAGCTGCGCCGCGTCGGCTTCGCGGCGTGGGTGCGCAGCCCGGCGCAGGGCGACTGGCCGTGGCACGTCCATGCCGTCGCGATCAGCGACACCGACCTCTCCAGCCCGGCACAGCACCAGGTCGGTGACTACTACCTCGGCCTGAACGGGCTCGCGAACCGCGGCCCGGACGACGGCCCGAAGGTGACCATCCGCACCTGGGAGGAGTACCGGCGCCGCTGA
- a CDS encoding peptidase inhibitor family I36 protein — MSTRNRILTATTAAIALGGAAAVLAAPASAAARNGVCENGEFCYYYNSGNKGSVSDFTGSVANYGTEQPSCYEYKGPGNGKGECIKNDAASAWNRSNKTVRVYYNSNYGGRYQDFKPGAKGNLNASMKNQNASHQFSPSSRTNMSTGLYKASGGRLTAGFDGYESTPGRHEGIDFARGVGSDVHALVSGKVIYIARGSTGSGGLSTVSVYNASLNKTVIYLHTSPRSSLNVGEAISRGEKIADESWRGVSSSSAAHTHVEMRPGRRTHAAKSVGDPVLDNPNPTSFWHARGYNIR, encoded by the coding sequence ATGAGCACGCGCAACAGGATCCTCACCGCGACGACCGCCGCGATCGCGCTCGGCGGCGCGGCGGCCGTCCTCGCGGCGCCCGCCTCGGCGGCGGCCCGCAACGGCGTCTGCGAGAACGGCGAGTTCTGCTACTACTACAACAGCGGCAACAAGGGATCGGTCTCGGACTTCACGGGGTCGGTCGCCAACTACGGCACCGAGCAGCCCTCCTGCTACGAGTACAAGGGACCGGGCAACGGCAAGGGCGAGTGCATCAAGAACGACGCCGCCTCCGCCTGGAACCGCAGCAACAAGACCGTCCGCGTCTACTACAACAGCAACTACGGCGGCAGGTACCAGGACTTCAAGCCCGGCGCCAAGGGCAACCTGAACGCCAGCATGAAGAACCAGAACGCCTCGCACCAGTTCTCGCCGTCATCGCGGACGAACATGTCGACCGGGCTGTACAAGGCGAGCGGCGGACGGCTCACCGCCGGCTTCGACGGCTACGAGAGCACGCCCGGACGGCACGAGGGCATCGACTTCGCGCGCGGCGTCGGCTCGGACGTCCACGCGCTGGTGAGCGGCAAGGTCATCTACATCGCGCGCGGGAGCACCGGCAGCGGCGGCCTGTCCACGGTCTCCGTCTACAACGCCTCGCTGAACAAGACGGTGATCTACCTGCACACGTCGCCGCGCTCGTCGCTGAACGTGGGCGAGGCGATCAGCCGCGGCGAGAAGATCGCCGACGAGTCGTGGCGCGGGGTGTCGTCCAGCTCCGCCGCGCACACCCACGTCGAGATGCGGCCCGGACGGCGGACGCACGCGGCCAAGAGCGTCGGCGACCCCGTCCTCGACAACCCGAACCCGACCTCGTTCTGGCACGCCCGCGGCTACAACATCCGATAG
- a CDS encoding SpoIID/LytB domain-containing protein: protein MSTRTVRLLARLVAVAVAAVVGGAVIVPAPPAAAAARNGVCEDGEFCYYFNSGNKGSLSDFTGSVGDYGTEQPSCYEYKGPGNGKGKCIKNDAASAWNRSNKTVRVYYNSNYGGTYQDFKPGAKGNLNSTLKNQNASHRFLSSTPPTGCKTDGTHTKLPTTILVYRVSLNRVDRVPFKSYVKNVLPNEWVPSWPRESLRAGAMAVKSFGWYWALHSTRKTPGGECFDVYDNTNSQVYKPGSARSSTSAAVDATWGTRMTRGGKIMQAHYCATETACGAWVDGDWMSQYGSRDKANAGWSHSRILQAYYSGIALS, encoded by the coding sequence GTGTCGACACGAACCGTACGGCTGCTCGCGCGGCTCGTCGCGGTGGCCGTCGCGGCGGTGGTGGGCGGGGCGGTCATCGTCCCGGCGCCTCCCGCCGCCGCGGCCGCCCGCAACGGCGTCTGCGAGGACGGCGAGTTCTGCTACTACTTCAACAGCGGCAACAAGGGGTCGCTGTCGGACTTCACCGGCTCGGTCGGCGACTACGGCACCGAGCAGCCGTCCTGCTACGAGTACAAGGGACCGGGCAACGGCAAGGGCAAGTGCATCAAGAACGACGCAGCCTCCGCCTGGAACCGCAGCAACAAGACCGTCCGCGTCTACTACAACAGCAACTACGGCGGCACCTACCAGGACTTCAAGCCCGGCGCCAAAGGCAACCTGAACTCCACCCTGAAGAACCAGAACGCCTCGCACCGGTTCCTGAGCTCCACACCGCCCACCGGGTGCAAGACCGACGGCACCCACACGAAACTGCCCACGACGATCCTGGTGTACCGGGTCTCCCTGAACCGCGTGGACCGGGTCCCGTTCAAGAGCTACGTCAAGAACGTCCTGCCCAACGAGTGGGTGCCGAGCTGGCCGCGGGAGTCCCTGCGGGCCGGGGCGATGGCCGTCAAGAGCTTCGGCTGGTACTGGGCGCTGCACTCGACGCGCAAGACGCCGGGCGGCGAGTGCTTCGACGTCTACGACAACACCAACAGCCAGGTGTACAAGCCCGGCTCGGCCAGGTCGTCGACGAGCGCCGCGGTCGACGCGACGTGGGGCACCCGGATGACCCGCGGCGGAAAGATCATGCAGGCCCACTACTGCGCGACGGAGACGGCGTGCGGCGCGTGGGTCGACGGGGACTGGATGTCGCAGTACGGCTCCCGTGACAAGGCCAACGCGGGCTGGAGCCACTCCAGGATCCTGCAGGCCTACTACAGCGGGATCGCGCTCTCCTGA
- a CDS encoding NBR1-Ig-like domain-containing protein, with amino-acid sequence MDDRRAQAAIADFAAALRELRDSVGNPPFREMSGRSGAISHTTLHEATKGNRLPSWGTTAEFVKACGADPAAYRESWESANRAIRSTGAGSAAAPSGGPADSGASAPTAAAAGPAGDGAVPVAAGARGPGTDVEAASATVPAPAAPPADEIAGGGARPSLTVPGGRGRFRPTRAAVAALATAAVGTGTVVLVAITGDRASGPDGDGPRPSGGVSKAALSPADCPVRASNPAPAPPVHKGDAAAFIADITLPDCTRVGAGETMTKVWRFKNAGTVPWEGYSLRRIDLPQRADQCQTISDVPIDDTPPGKMVDIGTEITTPREPGLCYVRFKMVDASGRIAFPGSRPVFFQIIVEGPRFPAVDATAGN; translated from the coding sequence GTGGACGACAGGCGTGCACAGGCGGCGATCGCCGATTTCGCGGCGGCTCTGAGAGAACTGCGCGACTCGGTCGGAAATCCGCCTTTCCGGGAGATGTCGGGCCGGTCGGGGGCGATTTCGCACACGACGCTGCACGAGGCCACGAAGGGCAACCGGCTCCCGAGCTGGGGCACCACCGCCGAGTTCGTCAAGGCGTGCGGCGCGGACCCGGCCGCGTACCGCGAGAGCTGGGAGAGCGCGAACCGGGCGATCAGATCGACGGGCGCCGGGAGCGCCGCCGCTCCGTCCGGCGGGCCGGCGGACTCCGGCGCGTCCGCTCCGACGGCCGCCGCGGCGGGCCCGGCCGGGGACGGCGCCGTCCCCGTCGCCGCCGGGGCGCGGGGGCCCGGGACGGACGTCGAAGCGGCCTCGGCGACCGTGCCCGCGCCGGCGGCACCGCCCGCCGACGAGATCGCGGGCGGCGGCGCCCGGCCGTCCCTCACCGTGCCGGGAGGCCGCGGGCGGTTCCGGCCGACCCGCGCCGCCGTGGCCGCGCTGGCGACGGCGGCCGTCGGCACGGGGACGGTGGTGCTCGTCGCGATCACCGGCGATCGCGCCTCCGGCCCGGACGGCGACGGCCCGCGGCCGTCCGGCGGGGTGTCGAAGGCCGCGCTGTCCCCGGCCGACTGCCCCGTGCGCGCGTCCAACCCGGCCCCGGCCCCGCCCGTCCACAAGGGCGACGCCGCCGCGTTCATCGCCGACATCACGCTGCCCGACTGCACGCGCGTCGGCGCCGGGGAGACCATGACGAAGGTGTGGCGGTTCAAGAACGCCGGGACCGTGCCGTGGGAGGGGTACTCGCTGCGCCGCATCGACCTGCCCCAGCGCGCCGACCAGTGCCAGACCATCTCCGACGTGCCGATCGACGACACGCCGCCGGGAAAGATGGTCGACATCGGCACCGAGATCACCACGCCGCGCGAACCGGGCCTGTGCTACGTGCGCTTCAAGATGGTGGACGCGTCCGGACGGATCGCGTTCCCCGGAAGCCGCCCGGTCTTCTTCCAGATCATCGTCGAGGGACCGCGGTTCCCCGCCGTGGACGCCACGGCGGGGAACTAG
- a CDS encoding alpha/beta hydrolase codes for MEARRARTTSEGDEEDTVPYGYLISTVLMACVTAIALAPMHRPPVPAGLSFRLGMVPNEVPFLAFALLLASTLLAAGQGDLASPGGLAVLALALVTGAGLALVARRQSAAGPVLERALRDGLGTGWRTALDPGLAAGLRHRLPYARIPLGVHVRRRDVERISDLSYGDAGRRHRLDVYRHRSAPKGGPTLVYLHGGGYFSGRKNREARPLLYRLASQGWVCVSANYRLRPHAGFLDHLTDAKKVIAWTREHGHEYGADTGTLFMSGSSAGAHLTSHCALTQNDPAYQPGFEGADTSITAAVCLYGYFGDYYGHAEGSGSSPLAHVRPDAPPFLIVHGDADTYVPVQGARDFAGALRDASDAPVVYAELPGAQHAFDLFHSLRFDRVVDAVEAFAAWVRSRPGTGGPA; via the coding sequence GTGGAGGCCAGGCGAGCGAGGACGACGAGCGAGGGCGACGAGGAGGACACGGTGCCCTACGGCTACCTGATCAGTACGGTGCTCATGGCGTGCGTCACGGCGATCGCGCTGGCCCCGATGCACCGGCCACCGGTGCCGGCCGGTCTCAGCTTCCGGCTCGGCATGGTCCCGAACGAGGTGCCGTTCCTGGCGTTCGCCCTGCTGCTGGCGTCGACGCTGCTCGCCGCCGGGCAGGGGGACCTGGCCTCGCCCGGCGGCCTGGCCGTGCTCGCGCTCGCGCTGGTGACCGGCGCGGGCCTGGCGCTCGTCGCCCGGCGGCAGTCGGCGGCCGGTCCCGTGCTGGAGCGCGCCCTGCGCGACGGCCTGGGCACCGGATGGCGAACGGCGCTGGACCCCGGCCTGGCTGCCGGGCTCCGCCACCGCCTCCCCTACGCCCGGATCCCGCTCGGCGTGCACGTCCGGCGCCGGGACGTCGAACGGATCTCCGACCTCTCCTACGGCGACGCGGGGCGCCGCCACCGCCTGGACGTCTACCGCCACCGCTCCGCCCCGAAGGGCGGGCCCACCCTGGTCTACCTGCACGGCGGCGGCTACTTCAGCGGCCGGAAGAACCGCGAGGCGCGGCCGCTGCTCTACCGGCTGGCGAGCCAGGGGTGGGTCTGCGTCAGCGCGAACTACCGCCTCCGCCCGCACGCCGGTTTCCTCGACCACCTGACCGACGCGAAGAAAGTCATCGCCTGGACGCGCGAGCACGGCCACGAGTACGGCGCCGACACCGGCACGCTGTTCATGTCGGGCAGCTCGGCGGGAGCCCACCTCACCTCGCATTGCGCGCTCACCCAGAACGACCCCGCCTACCAGCCGGGCTTCGAGGGCGCCGACACGTCCATCACCGCCGCCGTGTGCCTGTACGGCTACTTCGGCGACTACTACGGGCACGCCGAGGGCTCCGGTTCGTCGCCGCTCGCGCACGTCCGTCCCGACGCGCCCCCGTTCCTCATCGTGCACGGCGACGCCGACACCTACGTCCCCGTGCAGGGCGCGCGGGACTTCGCCGGCGCGCTGCGCGACGCCTCGGACGCCCCGGTCGTGTACGCGGAGCTGCCCGGCGCGCAGCACGCCTTCGACCTGTTCCACTCGCTGCGGTTCGACCGGGTCGTGGACGCCGTCGAGGCCTTCGCCGCCTGGGTCAGGTCCCGGCCGGGTACCGGCGGGCCCGCCTGA
- a CDS encoding protein kinase, whose translation MAASVRLTVVAGGPGEPSGPSEYVFGERTTRVLGRASDCDPRLGGDGLVSRHHCLLDVNPPQARIRDFGSLNGTRVNGVKIGQRDRDQTPEEGARLDFPEHDLADGDEIEIGGYTLRVGVRGEPTRVLNRCVRCGADVPAGAGDRVCPDCRAEPSAMLELLLELAGSGDREPASIAGLTLLRELGRGGMGVVHLARDATGAEVALKLMLPRAAADDTARRRFLTEVELTRSLRHRHITELYDAGFADGAFYFTLEYCPGGGVDRRGKMPAREAVPIVLQVLDALEYAHGRGVVHRDLSPSNILLSGGDAKVCDFGLAKAFDAHGLSGLTRTGTTAGKPYFVPRRQVVNFKEASPELDVWAAAASLYAMLTGRPPRRFPAGADPWLHILQTDPVPIREREPALPPGLAEVVDHALTERPRIGFPTARELRRALEPHAG comes from the coding sequence ATGGCGGCGAGCGTGCGCCTGACCGTGGTCGCGGGCGGGCCCGGCGAGCCGTCCGGGCCGTCCGAGTACGTGTTCGGCGAGCGCACCACCCGCGTCCTCGGCCGCGCCTCCGACTGCGATCCCCGGCTGGGCGGCGACGGGCTGGTGTCGCGGCACCACTGCCTGCTCGACGTCAACCCGCCGCAGGCGCGGATCCGCGACTTCGGCAGCCTCAACGGCACCCGCGTCAACGGCGTCAAGATCGGTCAGCGGGACAGGGACCAGACGCCCGAGGAGGGCGCGCGGCTCGACTTCCCCGAGCACGACCTCGCCGACGGCGACGAGATCGAGATCGGCGGCTACACGCTGCGGGTCGGCGTCCGGGGGGAGCCGACCAGGGTCCTGAACCGGTGCGTCCGGTGCGGCGCCGACGTGCCCGCCGGCGCCGGTGACCGGGTCTGCCCGGACTGCCGCGCGGAACCGTCCGCGATGCTGGAGCTGCTGCTGGAGCTGGCGGGCAGCGGGGACCGCGAGCCGGCGTCGATCGCGGGTCTGACGCTGCTGCGCGAGCTGGGCCGCGGCGGCATGGGCGTGGTGCACCTCGCCCGCGACGCGACCGGCGCGGAGGTGGCGCTGAAGCTGATGCTGCCGAGGGCCGCCGCGGACGACACCGCCCGCCGCCGCTTCCTCACCGAGGTCGAGCTGACCCGGTCGCTGCGCCATCGGCACATCACCGAGCTGTACGACGCCGGGTTCGCGGACGGCGCGTTCTACTTCACGCTCGAGTACTGTCCCGGCGGCGGCGTCGACCGGCGCGGGAAGATGCCGGCGCGCGAGGCGGTCCCGATCGTCCTGCAAGTACTGGACGCCTTGGAGTACGCGCACGGGCGGGGCGTCGTGCACCGGGACCTCAGCCCGTCCAACATCCTGCTCTCCGGCGGGGACGCCAAGGTGTGCGACTTCGGCCTGGCGAAGGCGTTCGACGCGCACGGCCTGAGCGGGCTGACCCGCACCGGCACGACGGCGGGCAAGCCGTACTTCGTCCCGCGCCGCCAGGTGGTGAACTTCAAGGAGGCGTCCCCGGAACTCGACGTGTGGGCCGCCGCGGCGTCCCTGTACGCGATGCTGACCGGCCGCCCGCCGCGCCGCTTCCCGGCCGGCGCCGACCCGTGGCTGCACATCCTGCAGACCGACCCGGTGCCGATCCGCGAGCGGGAGCCCGCCCTGCCGCCCGGCCTGGCCGAGGTCGTCGACCACGCCCTCACCGAGCGTCCGCGGATCGGCTTCCCGACCGCGCGCGAACTCCGCCGCGCCCTGGAGCCGCACGCCGGGTAG